In Takifugu flavidus isolate HTHZ2018 chromosome 1, ASM371156v2, whole genome shotgun sequence, the DNA window CCTGTTGTATATTACATTAATATGTCATATGTGCTAATTTAATAGCCTTAATTTCTAAGTTTCTCCATGTTAAGAGTATTTTGTGTTCTGAATCTAGGCTTTGCACTGACATGCTAATACGGTTTTAATAAATGCTGTCACATGAAAATAGCATTAAAGCACAAACATGCTATCAAGCAGAAAGATGCAAACAGGTATTAACAATGATGATGTGTTGCTATTATCTGCAGCACCTGATATGCTTGCTGTTATCTTGCACTTATGACATACAAAACAATTTCCAGAATGGAAAACCTGTTTATTAGCATGACTCTGTGCAACATGACTTGTTAGCGCTTTTGTCTGCTAGCATGAGCGTTGTGGGTTTTGATTGCTTGCTCAATTCTCGTGAAGTTATATTTTCCCCAACATAAGCATAAATGAAGTTAAAGGAGAATAATGTTATAGCTTTTAATCCTTAATGGTTTATCAAACTAGCATTTTATTAGTATTTAGCTTTGGTCTCCAACCAAGCAGCATTAAGTGTGAGTTGGCAGTGTTGTTAAGTGCTaacaaaatataatataatttatttaaagTGACTCTGTGCAACCATGTTAAACCATAAACCAGCCACATAACTACCCTTTGAACCTGGTAACTGTGACCATTAGCTCCAGCACATCACTGTGTTTAATAGTACAACCAGTTTAGGCACCTTTTAGTAAGTTTCCGTTAATAAATTGACTCAAATGTTCATGTTTCTGCAGACATAAACATCATGTATTGAAGCAGATTCCCAGAACATCACCAGGCAGCCCCAGACGCCTCGCTACAGAGGGGGGGCGGCCTTCGGATCACAGGATCTGGcacgttttcttcttcctggtcaGCTGAAGGTCCAGATCCAGCAGCAAAGCCAGGAAATTCCTGTTGGGGTAGATGGCTCTCTTCTGGATCAGCTCCTTCAAAGCCCGTTTGAGCGTGAGGTGGCGGTAGATCATGAGGTACGCCAGCACCAAAGTGGAGGAGCGGCTCATTCCCATGATGCAGTGCACCAGAACTCTCCCTGAAGAGCACATGAGATGAAGGGAACAGGGGATGTGAGGGAAGGATTAGCGAGAGGCCTCACACTTATTAATATCATACATGGCTGCTCGTCTCACACTGTGGCCTTTCTTTTTTATCCCGCTGTGAGCTAAAAATAGCTCCCACAATTCACTGCCTTTGTTCATTTAAGGTCCCCTTGCAGCCTTGTCCCAGCTGTTCCTTTAATCCCAACTTGTCCTCTGCTTGATAACTCCTTTGAAAAGCCCGTCGGCAGATTGCAGAGTTTAATTCTGCAAGGTAAGACCCTGATTATTACCGCTGGCTGAAAAGACCTCCAGGTGTGTCAGCGGGCTTGAGAGGACGGCGTGATGGGAACATTTCGGCCGCCTTAAAACACACGTTGCATATTTACAGGAAGAGATGCTTGAGAATACGGAGTcagagtggaggaaaaaaacctgaaaatcacTTAAATTCGAGTAAAAATTGATTTATATCACACAATACGTGCTTAttagtagcattagcagcatgcACAAGCAATTGTAGAGTAGCCTATATATAGATGACACTATCACAATATTTTAATAGTCTCTGGCAGCTGATTTTATACAGGTATGTATATAATACAGTAATTGTTTGCTTCAGTTTATTTGTTTTAGGATAATTAACCCTTTTAAGAGTTAACAGTGAAAAAAATCTGATGTTTAATCTTCAGGGGTTCGAGGTTATTGGGGAAATAGTGTTTTTAAGGGTTTTTAAGAGAAAACGTGACAGAATCGCGATGGAAAAGTGACATTTACCGTCTGGGGATTTGAGCGCCTTGTGGATGAAATCCGCTGCGGGCTGGAAGTAAACGTCCAGGTCGAAGTGCGTGGAGTCGTCCGCGGGGATTCCGCAGTACACGATGCTGCTGCCGTAGAAGTTTTGGCTCCCCACGCTGCCCCGTTTGGCGTGCGCGGCGTTTAAGACGTGAGTAATTCCCAGTTTCTTCAAGGCGGCCTTGTTGTGCGCCACGGCCCTGCGGGAGACACGCAGGTTCGGGAGCGCAGCCTCGAAAAGGTCACGCTCGGCTCCTACTCACGCGTTTCCGATGTAGATTTTGGGCCAGACTTCGTCCACTTCGTGGAGGTGCAGCTTGCACGagtccagcagcttctgcaggtCCTTCACCGTCAGAtattctttcctcttcctgtccttctgCGCTGACATGACCGTGCCAGCCGGAGCCGTGCGCTCCGGATCAGGCTGACGCATCCCAGCAGGTGTCCGGGGCTTCACTCACGCACACGACACAGATCCTGTCGTGTCAGTCATGGATTTCCCAGCTTTCAACTGTGTGATGTGACTTTTATTTTACTCTGACTTGAATCACTGGTTAAAAAATGAATCAACTTTAACATTTATTGCGTTCGTCAGCCCCGAGGCTGCTGCTCATATTTGCCCTTCTGCGGGTCAGTTGCACCAAATTTGGCTTATGAAAACATAATTAACCTCAGTGCTCCCAGTCCGGAATTCTGCTGACCCCCCCGGGTCACCAGCTTGGACGGAAGCGTGGACTCGACGGCGTTTTTGCGCGCGAACAGCCAATAAATGGCGCGCAACTTTACTGACCCGGGGTCGGATATGGATTGATTGTTGAAAGAGCTGaacgcgtgcgtgcgtgcgtgcgtgcgtgcgtgcgtgcgtgtgtgtgtgtgtgtgtaaatcccACTTGACCGGAAACGATCCACTGATATTTATCGCTGGtggcttataacattctaagaACAGCAGCTTtccaattaaaataattaagTATTTATTAACACCGTGACAAGCAGGAAGGAAACACAGTCAAATAAACAAGCACAGCTATTTATCAAAGTCTGATTCCTTATTAACGGATTCCAAACTCTCCTGTTTTGTGATGTTTTAAGTGTGTTTACGGCTGAATTTCCTGTTGCGACTGTCGATTTATTGATGGCTCAGCATGAATTAGCAGATGAAAAGGGAGGGTCGGCGTCCACAATGTGGAATAAAGCTGAAAACATTTGGTCCTGAAGCCGGTTCCACCTCAGGCTGTGGCGATTCCACACAGTTGGGTTTAAAAATAAGAACCCCCAGTCGATATGAGACAGAGTGGAGCGGAAAGGTTCGAATTCAGCTCTGATTCCATCAAACGGGCAGCTGGGAAATCAGCGCTGCTGCGGCGGCGCTCTCAGGgtggcctcctgcagccccACGTCCAGAGCTCGCAGCTGTTTCAAGAAGCCCCTGTTTGGGAAGATCCAGCGGTGCTCTTTGACCTTGAGGATGGCCTCCAGCAGGCCGAGGCGCTGGTGGATCATCAGGTAGGCCAGGACGACGGCGGCCGACCTGCTCACCCCGACAGCACAGTGGACAAAGACCCGAGCTGCTCCGGACGAAAGAGTGACAGAAAGGAGCACAAGTGATGATTTTAAAATGGTGTGAGCGAGAGTGGAGCGCTTACCGCCCGCGCCGTCGAGCGCCTTCTTAATATAGTCAGCGGAGGGGAAGAAATAGggagaaaggtcaaaggtcggcgaATCATCAGCTGGCACGCCGTAGTAGTCCACAGAGGAGCCGTAGAAGTCACGACAGCCCTGACAATGTGGGCTCCCGTGAGCCGCGTTCACGACATGGCTGATTCCCAGTTTCCATAGGCTGTAGCGGTCGTTGGCCACGGACCTGCGGACCGACTGGGATTACTGGGAATGGCATTCCAGAAGAAATCCGAGCGACAGACTTACATGTCACCGAGGAACAGGTTGGGCCAGACTTCGTCCACGTGGTTACCAAACCGTTTACCGCCATACAAAACAGTTACCAGCTCTTTTACACTCCAAACTGGACCCCTGTCCTGGAGAGTCTTCTTAACTGGTTCTGTGCTCATTTTTTAACAACATTAAGCTCTAAAATGTCCTATTTGGATGACATTTTCAGACTGTTGGCACATCAGACAAGGACAGGTGTCCTGTTCTAAAATTAAACCAGTGACCCATATTCTATGTTGGTTTGCTAACCACATTAAAAGAAAGTGacgctgcaaaaataaaaaaatctctgtTGTATAAAACCAACACGGTTAGtttagataataataataataataatgatgtaaAAATCAAGTATTGGCAAACAATTTGTTTGTGTTGCCTCCGTTTTTAGAGCAAAAACAAAGGTATGACAAAAACTTTGCTTTCAAGACGATGCAAGTGGTGACAATCATACTTTTATTGAATTTTAGCTGTCAATAATTCACCTTTGTGGACAGTCGTGCTGGCTGCAGTGCCACAGCGTGGCCAGCGGGTGTCGCTAACGGACAGCGAACGCAGCAGCACGCAGCTATTACAGACATTACCGCCGTGCGTTGGCAACACTGGTTAACAACCACGAAGCTACGACGAGATGAATTCCACGTCGGCACTATGGCAGCACACTCTCATGCAATATCCCCCAAGTCTGCTGAGATGTAACTCAACCAGTTAACCGAATCCACCTGTCTGCATCGCGCTCTCTTACACCTGAGTCTGGGTGAGTGAGTACACGCAGTGATCCGGCTAGCAAGTAGCATGCTAGGTCTGGTTAGCTATTCCTCTGGTTGCTATTGTGATAAAAGATGCAATTTGGTGCCTTTTCCCTAAATGTCAAGATATTGAATGCTTGTGATGGTGCACGTCGTCCAGCAAATGGGGAAGGTGTCTAAgactgaaataataataatgttagcATCGGCTCACCCCTTATTGTTAGCCTTTAACGTTGTCATGGTCTACATCACAAATACCCCAAATGTAAATGGGATGTTATCAGGCACATAATCACAGAGGGTTTTAAATACTAAAAATCCACTCGAGTAGGAGGTTGCCACTGATATTTATTACTTTGCATGAAGAGGAGAGTGTTTAGAAGAAAAGTTGAAAGATGGAATCAAAGTTCGGGTGTCTGAATGGATCAGAAAACCATGATTTAAATGACATCTGGTCTGGCCGGAATCATAGAATTTGGATTTGACAAACCAACATCTGGTTTTAACACAAAATGACAATTCCCAAATGTCAGTTAAAAGGATATTCGGGTTTTCCGGCTCTTTTTGAGCAGCACTGTAGGAATCTGGGTGTGAAATCCCCTGATTTTGACCCACGGTAGTGCGTTTTTAAGCTCACTCTGCTGTAAAAGCCACGTCTGCCATGAGTTTTTAGATACCAAGTGTTGGTTCCCAGCCAGGAGGGGAGGCTGTGCTCCTTCACCCAAATTTAAAGTCGTGAGCTCAGTTGCAGAACTCTTGCTTCAGTCTGGATGTGAAACTCAGGGATTTTACATATTGCTGATCAGTCAGAGGACAGACTGACGCACAGTGGCTGCTTCTCCTTTAATGGTCAGAAGGTGGACGAGCGTCTGAAAGGACAGCTGAGTTGTTTGAGCCTCATTTAAGTTCTGTTTGCTCTGTCCTGCAGCCTTCAGATTGAGGAGGAAATGACACACCTAAGCGTCCGTCGCTGGACTCCCAAACACGTCGCTAAGTGGCTGAaggaagagggcttttgtgatTACGTGGACCTGCTGTGCAACAAACACAGACTGGATGGCACCAGTCTGCTCGCCCTCAGCGAGTACGACCTCCGCTCGCCGCCGCTGGAGCTCAAGGTGCTCGGGGACATTAAACGTCTCATGGTGTCCATCCGCAAACTCCAGAAACAGAACAtagacctgctggaggagctgggtcTCCCCTTTGACGGCCACTCCCCTACGGGTTCTGGAAGCGGCCTTGAATGGTTGTGCAACGGAGACTCGGGCCGAGACTGCGACAGCACCGACACGGCGCCCGTGGGAGAGGAGTATCACCAGTACACCAACGGGAAGTACAAGCAGCAGACGAGGCGGTTGGATCCAGAGTACTGGAAGACGGTTCTGAGCTCCGTCTACGTGGTGTTTGTGTTCGGCTTCACTTCCTTCGTCATGGTCATTGTGCACGAGAGGGTGCCAGACATGCGCACGTACCCTCCGCTGCCTGATATCTTCCTCGACAGGTGGGAGGACCGGACcagctgtgtgtttctctctgcagtTGAAGACTGACGCAGgtgtttctgtctctccatcaGTGTGCCTAGAATACCGTGGGCCTTCGCCATGGCTGAAGCCTGCGGCGTGATCCTTTGTAACATCTGGttgctggtcctgctgctccatAAACACAGGTAGAGTCGGTCACGCCCGCGCGGTCTTGTCACTACAGGGGCTGTAACGTACCTCCCTGCAGGTCCATCCTCTTGCGGCGGATGTGCAGCCTTATGGGGACCGTGTTCATGCTGCGCTGTGTCACCATGTTTGTCACCTCCCTGTCGGTGCCGGGACAGCACCTGCAGTGCTCGGGAAAGGTGGGGCGCCGTCTGGCGGTTCTTTTACGGGCAGGGGCCACGGCGCCATTCAGTCCGtcttcatctctttttcttttagatCTACGGCGACATGTGGGCCAAACTGCAGCGAGCCGTCGCCATCTGGAGCGGTTTTGGGATGAGCCTGACGGGAGTGCACACGTGCGGCGACTACATGTTCAGCGGTCACACGGTGGTCCTCACCATGCTCAACTTCTTCGTCACAGAGTGTGAGTAACTGCACTGGCAAGGGTTTGGGAGAGTTTGCAGCTGTCTCCAACCGCAAAAAGTTCtatttccatcctcctcccgCCTGTCATGAGTCGCCCTATGACTTATCCAGGGGCAAATTTGGCAACTCCCACAAAGTTTTAGAAGGAGAGCTTCATTAGCTTGAGATTAGCTTTGCACAAGAGTGCTCCTCTTGGAAATATCTTTCGGATCATCATTGAAGCTCTGACAGTTTATTCAGTATCATGAGGAGGTGCAGAGGTTCTAGCTGTCAGCGATAGCGCGGCTTtgtcgccacctgctggcaTTCAGCGGGATTGCGGGTaacaaaatccaaaagaagTTACTTTGTGTGTTCACAGACACTCCACGCAGCTGGAACTTCATCCACACTCTATCCTGGGTCCTGAATCTCTTTGGCATCTTCTTCATCCTAGCTGCGCACGAGCACTACTCCATTGACGTGTTCATAGCGTTCTACATTACCACCAGACTTTTCCTGTATTACCACACCCTGGCCAACACCCGGGCATACCAACAGAGTCGACGAGCACGCATCTGGTTCCCGATGTTCTCTTTCTTTGAGTGCAACGTTAATGGACCGGTTCCCAACGAATACGGATGGCCCTTCTCTAGACCCGCTGTGATGAGGAGGCTGATTGGGTAATGATCGCCGTTGCACCTTTGCGGGTTCTGATTCTGTCTTGTCAAGTTGCCAATTTAATATGACTTATTGGTGAACAAGGACAAGTGATGTCATCCTGTTTTGCAAGGCCTGATGGGATACACGCAGCCATATTTGTAAAATTCTGGGACTCATCTAACCTGCTTCCATCGTAACCATGTTTTAGTAGCCTGCATAAATGGACACAAAGCcactcatttaaaagaaaacagtatCGGGTTATTTACAGAACTGTCCAATAGATCATTTCAAAATTTGCATCAAGATTCTTGactgtcattttttttattccaaccATGAGCCACTCGTAAAGCAATAcgtaaaaaaaatccacattttgcACATTAATGTTGAAATATATTTGccatttgttatttatttacgTCTATATCATTCGCTGGAATTCGGCGGTGCTATAAAATAGCAAAAGGGACAGCAAAATCAGACTTAAGTCCAACAAAACTTGTCGGACTTGCTTCTGCTGAAGAGAAGTTCTACAGAAATTAATATGATGATTCACAACCATGAAAGCACTTAAGATTTTTCCACTTGTCTTAAATATTCCATTTGCCATTTACGTTCGTTGTGTGGAGATTTTGAGtaaagtttctttttaaaaagacgAGTTCTGGGAATAATTGGATATGTTGGTATTCAGTAAGttattgaagaaaaaaaaacacttaaatttgtctttgtttatatttatttcttttgtaaattccaatagatatttttatatttctgaAAATCTACAGCAACATGcacatggaaaaaaatgtttacagTTGCTTCAAAGTAGGTACGTGTATTattgtgctttttaaatgtaatattgATTTCTGATTGGCCTTTACATTCTTTTGTGTGGAACTTGATCTGG includes these proteins:
- the LOC130538129 gene encoding dual specificity protein phosphatase 13-like; protein product: MRQPDPERTAPAGTVMSAQKDRKRKEYLTVKDLQKLLDSCKLHLHEVDEVWPKIYIGNAAVAHNKAALKKLGITHVLNAAHAKRGSVGSQNFYGSSIVYCGIPADDSTHFDLDVYFQPAADFIHKALKSPDGRVLVHCIMGMSRSSTLVLAYLMIYRHLTLKRALKELIQKRAIYPNRNFLALLLDLDLQLTRKKKTCQIL
- the LOC130537906 gene encoding dual specificity protein phosphatase 13-like isoform X2 translates to MSTEPVKKTLQDRGPVWSVKELVTVLYGGKRFGNHVDEVWPNLFLGDMSVANDRYSLWKLGISHVVNAAHGSPHCQGCRDFYGSSVDYYGVPADDSPTFDLSPYFFPSADYIKKALDGAGARVFVHCAVGVSRSAAVVLAYLMIHQRLGLLEAILKVKEHRWIFPNRGFLKQLRALDVGLQEATLRAPPQQR
- the LOC130537906 gene encoding dual specificity protein phosphatase 13-like isoform X1, whose product is MSTEPVKKTLQDRGPVWSVKELVTVLYGGKRFGNHVDEVWPNLFLGDMSVANDRYSLWKLGISHVVNAAHGSPHCQGCRDFYGSSVDYYGVPADDSPTFDLSPYFFPSADYIKKALDGAGGKRSTLAHTILKSSLVLLSVTLSSGAARVFVHCAVGVSRSAAVVLAYLMIHQRLGLLEAILKVKEHRWIFPNRGFLKQLRALDVGLQEATLRAPPQQR
- the LOC130537254 gene encoding sphingomyelin synthase-related protein 1-like, with translation MTHLSVRRWTPKHVAKWLKEEGFCDYVDLLCNKHRLDGTSLLALSEYDLRSPPLELKVLGDIKRLMVSIRKLQKQNIDLLEELGLPFDGHSPTGSGSGLEWLCNGDSGRDCDSTDTAPVGEEYHQYTNGKYKQQTRRLDPEYWKTVLSSVYVVFVFGFTSFVMVIVHERVPDMRTYPPLPDIFLDSVPRIPWAFAMAEACGVILCNIWLLVLLLHKHRSILLRRMCSLMGTVFMLRCVTMFVTSLSVPGQHLQCSGKIYGDMWAKLQRAVAIWSGFGMSLTGVHTCGDYMFSGHTVVLTMLNFFVTEYTPRSWNFIHTLSWVLNLFGIFFILAAHEHYSIDVFIAFYITTRLFLYYHTLANTRAYQQSRRARIWFPMFSFFECNVNGPVPNEYGWPFSRPAVMRRLIG